The genomic DNA GTCGAAGGAGATAGTTTGCTGGGGCGACAGCATGACCGAAGGAGCCGGTCGCGATCCAGCCGTGATCGCGACCGGCGACGGCGTCTTCGATGCCAGCTATCTGTCGTATCCTGACGTACTTCAAAAACTGACGGGTATGACCACCTGCAATTTCGGCGTGTCGGGCGCGACATCCGAAGAGATCGGCATTATGCAAGGAGCCATCGAGGCCGATGACGAGGACGAGCGCCTCTTCATCGATGAGGAAGTGGCCGAGCTGGCAAAACAGCATACGGGAACGATACTGGTGCTGGAAATGGGAAGCAACGGCGGCTGGGATGGCGATTACGCAACGCTCATAGAGCAGTACCATGCGATCATCGAAAACTCCGGATGCGAGAACTTCATCATCATCGGCGACACCGACGACCCCGGAACTTCGTTCGGCGATCCAAGTCAAGAGGCTTTCGAGCCGGGCGAGACCGGCCGTCAAACCGAGTGGGAGGCCACGCTGACCGCAGAATTCGGCGACCGCTTTATCAACATG from Eggerthella lenta DSM 2243 includes the following:
- a CDS encoding SGNH/GDSL hydrolase family protein, whose amino-acid sequence is MKNPLIRCVALLALLLGHIGLAGCAATQEKHAENDSIDNELADARYDEPEERVLVSDDRSNGKASKEIVCWGDSMTEGAGRDPAVIATGDGVFDASYLSYPDVLQKLTGMTTCNFGVSGATSEEIGIMQGAIEADDEDERLFIDEEVAELAKQHTGTILVLEMGSNGGWDGDYATLIEQYHAIIENSGCENFIIIGDTDDPGTSFGDPSQEAFEPGETGRQTEWEATLTAEFGDRFINMRQFLIDNGLAIAGLTPTREDAEDAAVGCISLQLRSDWTHLNSYGYYAKAQAVYQRGVQLGYW